One window of the Nitrospirota bacterium genome contains the following:
- the tilS gene encoding tRNA lysidine(34) synthetase TilS produces MDLKEKAVKTIKKYSMLQHGDSILIGLSGGPDSVCLTVILDELKHNFNLSLHAVYVNHGLRPNENIEEEAFCRRLCDELGIKFYVEPVDTKQHSESMKLNLQEAARELRYDAFDRFAYKVNAACIAIAHNADDQAETVLMRLIRGAGRKGLSGMQPVRGSIIRPLIDIERKDIEAFLSHKNISYMTDSSNLKRDYSRNRLRLEIFPLLKDENPSVIESINRTAEILRGEDEYLEIQTTKTMMRLITRKTDESIELFLIPLMNIERAILRRVLRRVLSEIGAERGIELVHIDDIIHLIKECKSGDSINLPKGIRALKGYSTLLFTREAAEGIKTQNIDISGEIVLNESGLRLLAQLFDKLEKTDGRDTAVLDYDSLTLPLQVRMRKDGDFFYPAGFGRRKKLQDFFVDEKVPREQRDAVPIIVSGEDIIWVAGCRMDERFKAKEGTNKFLVLKVVSS; encoded by the coding sequence ATGGATCTTAAAGAAAAGGCTGTTAAAACCATAAAGAAATATTCGATGCTTCAGCATGGAGACAGTATTCTCATAGGGCTGTCCGGCGGTCCTGACTCTGTCTGCTTAACGGTTATTTTAGATGAACTCAAGCACAATTTCAATCTCTCTCTGCACGCTGTATATGTAAACCACGGACTGCGTCCCAACGAAAACATTGAAGAAGAGGCATTTTGCAGGCGCCTTTGTGATGAGTTAGGGATAAAATTTTATGTTGAGCCAGTCGATACAAAGCAGCATTCAGAGTCAATGAAGCTTAATCTTCAGGAGGCTGCCAGAGAGCTGCGCTATGACGCGTTTGACAGGTTCGCTTATAAGGTCAATGCCGCATGTATAGCCATAGCGCATAACGCGGATGATCAGGCTGAGACGGTCTTGATGAGGCTGATCAGGGGAGCAGGCAGAAAAGGCCTCTCTGGAATGCAGCCTGTGCGCGGAAGCATTATCAGGCCTTTGATAGATATTGAGAGAAAGGATATTGAAGCATTCCTGTCACACAAAAATATTTCATATATGACAGATTCCTCCAATCTCAAGAGAGACTACTCACGCAACCGGCTGCGCTTAGAGATATTCCCTTTGTTGAAAGATGAAAATCCCTCTGTCATTGAGAGCATAAACAGGACAGCTGAGATATTAAGAGGCGAGGATGAATACCTTGAGATACAAACTACAAAGACGATGATGAGGCTTATCACAAGAAAGACGGATGAGTCGATCGAGCTTTTTCTTATCCCTCTGATGAACATTGAGCGAGCGATACTGAGAAGGGTGCTTCGCAGGGTGCTGTCTGAGATAGGCGCTGAAAGGGGTATTGAACTGGTTCATATCGATGACATCATACATCTTATTAAAGAGTGCAAGAGCGGTGACAGTATAAACCTTCCTAAAGGCATCAGGGCGTTAAAAGGTTATTCAACACTTCTCTTTACCAGAGAGGCTGCTGAAGGCATTAAGACACAGAATATTGATATTTCGGGCGAGATTGTCCTTAATGAATCAGGTTTAAGGCTTTTGGCGCAACTCTTTGATAAATTAGAAAAAACTGATGGTAGGGATACCGCTGTCCTTGACTATGACAGCCTCACTTTGCCGCTTCAGGTCCGCATGAGAAAGGATGGGGATTTCTTCTATCCCGCTGGCTTTGGCAGGAGAAAGAAGCTCCAGGATTTCTTTGTGGATGAGAAGGTTCCGAGAGAGCAGAGAGATGCAGTGCCTATTATTGTTTCAGGAGAAGATATAATTTGGGTCGCAGGCTGCAGGATGGATGAAAGGTTTAAGGCAAAAGAGGGGACAAATAAGTTCCTGGTTCTAAAGGTCGTGTCTTCTTAA
- the lysA gene encoding diaminopimelate decarboxylase: MHDFKYKNSKLYAENIPVERIAKEVGTPVYIYSHDTFIRHLNAYKDAFDGRSHIICFALKANSNLAILKLLAKNGSGADVVSGGELYLALKAGIPAKKIVYAGVGKTDDEIAYALNSKILMFNVESSDELKAINRVAKKLNVKAPIALRVNPDIDPKTHPYISTGLKESKFGIPIADALEHYALAKRLSNIEILGIHKHIGSQITQIRPFVDALKKILILADSLRAKGINIQNLDIGGGLGIPYNNEEPPHPKDLSKAILPLLRKYDFNLILEPGRSIAGNAGILVTKALYIKQHADKEFAVVDAGMNDLIRPSLYNAFHNISPVKKNSRKKVTTDIVGPICESGDFLAKNRKMNRVMPGDLLAVMSAGAYGFTMSSTYNSRPRVPEVLVKGDKYFVIREREDNKVLDRGIKMPEFLK, encoded by the coding sequence ATGCATGACTTTAAATATAAAAATTCAAAACTCTATGCTGAAAATATTCCGGTTGAAAGGATTGCCAAAGAGGTTGGCACTCCGGTATACATCTACAGCCATGACACCTTCATCAGGCACCTGAACGCATACAAAGATGCTTTTGACGGCCGCAGTCATATAATCTGTTTCGCGCTTAAGGCAAACTCAAACCTCGCGATACTGAAGCTCCTTGCAAAGAATGGTTCCGGCGCAGACGTCGTATCAGGCGGTGAGCTTTACCTTGCATTGAAGGCTGGGATACCGGCAAAGAAGATAGTCTATGCCGGAGTCGGCAAGACTGATGACGAGATAGCATACGCGCTTAACTCAAAGATACTCATGTTCAATGTCGAATCATCTGACGAGCTGAAGGCGATAAACAGGGTCGCCAAAAAGCTGAATGTCAAAGCTCCGATAGCCCTGAGGGTCAACCCTGACATTGACCCGAAGACACATCCATATATATCAACCGGATTAAAAGAGAGCAAGTTCGGCATCCCTATTGCGGATGCGCTTGAACACTATGCACTTGCAAAGAGGCTTTCAAATATCGAGATACTCGGGATACATAAACACATCGGCTCCCAGATAACTCAGATAAGGCCTTTTGTTGACGCCTTAAAGAAGATCCTCATACTTGCTGATAGCTTGAGAGCAAAAGGGATCAATATACAGAACCTCGATATAGGCGGCGGGCTCGGGATACCTTATAATAATGAAGAACCTCCTCATCCCAAAGACCTCTCAAAGGCGATACTTCCTCTTCTCAGGAAATATGATTTCAACCTTATACTTGAGCCCGGAAGGTCTATCGCAGGCAATGCCGGGATACTTGTGACAAAAGCCCTCTACATCAAACAGCACGCGGATAAAGAGTTCGCAGTTGTAGACGCAGGCATGAACGACCTGATCAGGCCGAGCCTCTATAATGCATTCCATAATATTTCCCCGGTCAAAAAGAATAGCCGCAAGAAGGTCACAACGGATATCGTAGGCCCTATATGTGAATCAGGAGACTTCCTCGCTAAGAATAGAAAGATGAACCGTGTCATGCCGGGCGATCTGCTCGCTGTGATGAGCGCGGGCGCGTACGGCTTTACAATGAGTTCAACATACAACAGCAGGCCGAGGGTACCTGAAGTTCTGGTCAAGGGCGATAAATACTTTGTCATCAGGGAGAGGGAAGATAACAAGGTCCTTGACAGAGGGATCAAGATGCCGGAGTTTTTAAAATAA
- a CDS encoding diaminopimelate epimerase: MNFTKMHGLGNDFVVIDNRNSRIKNLKKLALKLCDRRFGIGADQLIILGSSKKADFRMGIINADGSEVEMCGNGIRCLAKYIWDNKLKVKSSSKKLSIETLAGIMYPEKSGSLIKVDMGEPVLEPDKIPVTIRLSTVIDHPLKVKDKTFRITCVSMGNPHAVIVVKNVDSAPVETIGHEIENHKLFPKRTNVEFIQILNRKNIKIRVWERGAGETMACGTGASAVAVAASLLGLADRKVTIHLKGGKLLIDWSKKDNHVYMTGPAVKVFDGVVNED; the protein is encoded by the coding sequence ATTAATTTCACAAAAATGCACGGCCTCGGCAATGACTTCGTTGTCATTGACAATAGGAACAGCAGGATCAAAAACCTGAAGAAGCTCGCGCTGAAACTCTGTGACCGCAGGTTCGGGATCGGAGCTGATCAATTGATAATTCTCGGCAGCTCCAAGAAGGCTGACTTCAGGATGGGCATCATCAATGCCGACGGCTCTGAGGTCGAGATGTGCGGCAATGGGATAAGATGCCTTGCGAAATATATATGGGACAACAAACTTAAGGTTAAGAGTTCGTCGAAAAAACTCTCTATAGAAACCCTCGCAGGCATAATGTATCCTGAAAAGTCCGGTTCCCTGATCAAGGTTGATATGGGAGAGCCTGTATTAGAACCTGATAAAATCCCTGTAACGATCAGATTATCAACTGTCATTGATCATCCCCTAAAGGTTAAAGATAAAACATTTAGGATTACATGCGTATCAATGGGAAATCCTCATGCTGTTATTGTTGTGAAGAATGTTGATTCTGCTCCGGTCGAAACTATCGGGCATGAAATAGAGAACCACAAACTCTTTCCAAAAAGAACCAACGTTGAATTCATACAAATACTAAACAGAAAGAATATCAAGATACGTGTATGGGAAAGAGGGGCCGGCGAGACCATGGCATGCGGCACCGGCGCATCAGCGGTTGCGGTAGCAGCCTCACTCCTTGGACTTGCAGATAGAAAGGTCACTATCCATCTTAAAGGCGGCAAGCTTCTTATTGACTGGTCTAAAAAAGACAACCATGTATATATGACAGGCCCTGCGGTGAAGGTATTTGATGGAGTAGTTAATGAAGATTAA
- a CDS encoding DNA gyrase inhibitor YacG encodes MKIKCPYCKKDTTWEENPHRPFCSDRCKLIDLGKWASGEYKIEGKLNDESDPSEKEN; translated from the coding sequence ATGAAGATTAAATGCCCATATTGCAAAAAAGATACAACGTGGGAGGAAAACCCGCATAGGCCATTCTGTTCCGACAGGTGCAAACTGATTGACTTAGGCAAATGGGCATCGGGTGAATATAAAATAGAGGGAAAGCTTAATGACGAATCAGACCCATCAGAAAAGGAGAATTGA
- the dapB gene encoding 4-hydroxy-tetrahydrodipicolinate reductase: MVNIIVSGAAGKMGTRITALANAHEEIKLIGALEYKGHPKIGSDIGEVTGIGKIGVALSGDINDIKEKADVLIDFSNPETTVATAKAAAAKGIAMVIGTTGLTFEQTASIKSQTDKIPCVLSPNMSVGINLLLKILKDIAGVLGDDYDVEVIEAHHRLKKDAPSGTAIRLAQVLADALGRDLEKTAVYTRKGIIGERTKKEIGMQTIRAGDIVGDHTVLFGGIGERIEITHKASSRDTFAGGAIKAALWVAGKEPDLYDMQDVLGLKK, from the coding sequence ATGGTGAATATAATCGTATCCGGCGCTGCCGGAAAGATGGGCACAAGGATAACAGCACTTGCAAATGCACATGAAGAGATAAAGCTTATTGGAGCGCTTGAGTATAAGGGCCATCCAAAGATCGGCTCTGATATAGGAGAAGTTACAGGGATCGGCAAGATCGGAGTTGCCCTTTCAGGCGATATCAATGACATCAAAGAAAAAGCCGATGTGCTGATCGATTTCTCCAATCCGGAGACAACTGTGGCAACAGCAAAAGCCGCTGCTGCAAAAGGCATCGCAATGGTCATAGGAACAACAGGGCTTACATTTGAGCAAACAGCATCTATCAAGTCCCAGACTGACAAAATCCCCTGCGTACTTTCGCCAAATATGAGCGTCGGGATCAATCTTCTTTTGAAAATACTAAAAGATATAGCCGGGGTGCTTGGAGATGATTATGATGTTGAGGTCATAGAGGCACACCACAGGCTTAAGAAAGATGCCCCGTCAGGCACTGCTATACGTCTTGCACAGGTTCTCGCGGATGCCCTTGGCAGGGATCTTGAAAAGACCGCTGTATATACGAGAAAAGGGATCATAGGCGAGAGGACAAAAAAAGAGATCGGGATGCAGACCATCCGGGCCGGTGATATTGTAGGTGATCATACCGTCCTCTTCGGCGGTATCGGCGAAAGGATCGAGATAACTCACAAGGCATCAAGCAGGGACACGTTCGCAGGCGGTGCAATCAAGGCAGCCCTGTGGGTTGCAGGGAAAGAACCGGATTTATACGATATGCAGGATGTATTGGGCCTTAAGAAATAG
- the rplM gene encoding 50S ribosomal protein L13 has translation MKTVFTKKSDVDTKWYVVDANGQVLGRLASRVASVLRGKTKPIYTPNADTGDGVIIINAGKIQLTGNKLEQKEYYHHTGYPGGIKKETAKDLMKVNPEKLLTTAIRGMLPKNPLGREQIKKLKVYSGTDHPHVAQNPEPLTLTK, from the coding sequence ATGAAAACTGTATTTACAAAAAAGAGCGATGTAGACACAAAATGGTATGTTGTTGATGCCAATGGGCAGGTGCTGGGAAGGCTGGCTTCAAGAGTAGCTTCAGTGCTCAGAGGCAAGACCAAACCAATATACACCCCTAATGCCGATACAGGTGATGGCGTTATCATCATAAATGCCGGCAAGATCCAGCTTACGGGCAACAAGCTTGAGCAGAAAGAATACTATCACCACACTGGTTATCCCGGTGGAATAAAGAAGGAGACCGCTAAAGACCTTATGAAGGTTAACCCTGAAAAGCTTCTTACCACTGCGATTCGAGGGATGCTTCCTAAAAACCCTCTCGGCAGGGAACAGATAAAGAAACTAAAGGTTTACAGCGGCACAGACCATCCTCATGTTGCACAAAATCCTGAACCATTAACTTTGACCAAATAA
- the rpsI gene encoding 30S ribosomal protein S9 has protein sequence MAEILYNATGRRKNSIAQVFLKPGAGNVTINKKPLGEYFPFETMKMIVLQPLNSVAVNGKYDVNVRVTGGGVSGQAGAIKHGIARALIKINSDFRGPLKKEGFLTRDPRAVERKKYGQKGARARFQFSKR, from the coding sequence ATGGCAGAGATACTATATAACGCAACCGGAAGAAGAAAAAATTCTATTGCGCAAGTTTTCCTTAAGCCCGGTGCCGGGAATGTCACAATCAACAAGAAACCACTTGGGGAATACTTCCCTTTTGAGACGATGAAGATGATAGTTCTTCAGCCGTTAAATTCTGTTGCAGTCAACGGCAAGTATGATGTCAACGTCAGGGTAACGGGCGGAGGCGTAAGCGGACAGGCCGGCGCTATCAAGCACGGCATAGCTAGGGCGCTCATCAAGATCAATTCCGACTTTAGAGGGCCGCTTAAAAAAGAAGGTTTCTTAACGAGAGATCCGCGGGCGGTTGAGAGAAAGAAGTATGGCCAAAAGGGTGCAAGAGCACGCTTCCAGTTCTCAAAGAGATAA
- a CDS encoding N-acetyl-gamma-glutamyl-phosphate reductase — protein MLKVAILGGSGYTGGELFRILQHHSHVKVTAVTSERLAGSSISELFLHSRDSILKLEKLHLATLKNKADLFFLCLPHMTSQPVVAYLNEAGKKVIDLSADFRLKSAKTYQEWYGTKHICQPLLKKAVYGLPEINRDKIRSASIIANPGCYPTSIVLALAPIIDKDFADTDSIIIDSKSGVSGAGRNPAQPFMFCEVNESVKAYAVSNHRHTPEIEQELNCISGKKIKIVFTPHLIPMDRGMLSTSYIRIKEGMTLSKVQQIYRNFYRNEPFVRVLNNGIYPATKAVKGSNYCDISVFLDKRSHSHNTLIIISAIDNLLKGASGQAVQNMNIMSGFNETEGLNTLPLFP, from the coding sequence ATGTTAAAAGTTGCTATCTTAGGAGGCAGTGGATATACAGGTGGTGAACTATTCAGAATTCTGCAGCACCACTCACATGTCAAGGTAACAGCCGTCACTTCCGAACGTCTGGCAGGATCATCCATCTCAGAGTTATTTCTTCACTCAAGAGATTCCATTCTCAAGCTTGAAAAACTTCATCTTGCTACACTAAAAAACAAAGCCGACCTCTTTTTTCTCTGCCTTCCACATATGACCTCTCAGCCGGTTGTTGCATATCTTAATGAAGCAGGCAAAAAGGTTATTGACCTTTCAGCTGACTTCAGGCTGAAGAGCGCTAAAACATATCAGGAGTGGTACGGCACCAAGCATATCTGTCAGCCCCTTCTTAAAAAAGCTGTTTACGGCCTTCCTGAGATCAATAGGGACAAGATAAGATCCGCATCGATAATCGCTAACCCTGGCTGCTACCCTACATCTATAGTCCTCGCCTTGGCCCCGATAATTGACAAGGATTTTGCTGATACTGATTCTATTATTATAGATTCAAAATCAGGTGTCTCAGGAGCAGGCAGAAATCCGGCACAGCCTTTCATGTTCTGTGAAGTCAATGAATCTGTCAAGGCCTATGCTGTAAGCAACCATAGGCATACTCCAGAAATAGAGCAAGAGCTGAATTGTATTTCAGGGAAGAAGATCAAGATAGTTTTCACTCCGCACCTGATCCCCATGGACAGGGGGATGCTCAGCACCAGTTACATCCGCATTAAAGAGGGTATGACCCTCTCCAAGGTTCAGCAGATATACAGGAACTTTTATAGAAACGAGCCATTTGTCAGGGTTTTAAATAATGGAATTTATCCGGCCACAAAGGCTGTGAAAGGAAGCAACTACTGCGACATATCTGTATTCCTTGACAAGCGAAGCCATAGCCATAATACACTCATAATAATAAGCGCGATCGACAACCTTCTAAAAGGGGCTTCAGGCCAGGCTGTCCAGAACATGAATATAATGTCCGGATTCAATGAGACTGAGGGGCTTAATACCCTTCCCTTATTTCCTTAA
- the argJ gene encoding bifunctional glutamate N-acetyltransferase/amino-acid acetyltransferase ArgJ has protein sequence MRKPSVSKKLLVPGFMFSGISVGIKKKTNKPDLGIIFSEKPATIAGVFTTNKVKAAPVKLDIKRIRSGKGQAIIINSGNANACTGEIGLKDASEMTRLTAQELGIRNNLVYVSSTGIIGIPLPMAKIRKAIPVAVKMLSPLSLDNISSAIMTTDTFPKVVFKKVRIGNKTGSIAGIAKGSGMISPNMATMLSYIVTDIDITPIALNNALKAAVKQSFNRLVVDNDMSTNDTVMIMANGMLGNIPITRKSSDYKVFENALIELTYNLAKMIAIDGEGATKLVNVKVKGTKTEADSEDIARAIASSMLVKTAIYGQDPNWGRIISAIGYAGVDIDEKKIEIHINKCKIVSNGIRNSKANISQNLFADKEINITVDIGLGKKYASILTCDLTEKYIKINAEYST, from the coding sequence ATGCGCAAGCCATCTGTTAGCAAGAAACTCCTTGTCCCGGGATTTATGTTCTCAGGCATATCTGTTGGTATCAAAAAGAAGACAAACAAACCTGACCTGGGAATTATATTTTCAGAAAAGCCGGCAACCATAGCGGGCGTCTTCACGACCAATAAGGTTAAAGCAGCTCCTGTCAAGCTTGATATAAAACGCATAAGATCCGGGAAGGGTCAGGCTATAATTATTAACAGCGGCAACGCCAATGCATGCACTGGTGAGATCGGATTAAAAGACGCCTCTGAGATGACAAGACTTACTGCTCAGGAACTGGGAATCAGAAATAATCTTGTCTATGTATCATCAACCGGAATAATCGGAATACCGCTTCCTATGGCAAAAATAAGAAAGGCTATACCAGTAGCCGTCAAAATGCTTTCTCCTCTATCATTGGACAATATCTCTTCTGCAATAATGACCACCGATACTTTCCCCAAGGTAGTATTCAAAAAGGTCAGGATAGGCAATAAGACGGGATCAATTGCTGGGATAGCCAAAGGGTCAGGAATGATCTCACCGAATATGGCGACAATGCTGAGCTACATTGTCACTGATATAGATATAACCCCGATAGCTCTCAACAATGCCCTGAAAGCGGCTGTAAAACAATCATTCAACAGGCTGGTTGTAGATAATGATATGAGCACAAACGACACTGTAATGATCATGGCAAACGGAATGCTCGGCAATATCCCGATAACCCGAAAATCATCTGACTACAAAGTATTTGAAAATGCATTGATTGAACTCACATATAATCTTGCAAAAATGATAGCCATAGACGGAGAAGGCGCAACAAAGCTGGTCAATGTAAAGGTCAAAGGAACAAAAACAGAAGCGGATTCTGAAGATATTGCCAGAGCAATCGCCAGCTCTATGCTTGTCAAAACAGCCATATACGGGCAAGACCCGAACTGGGGCAGGATAATATCGGCCATAGGATATGCCGGAGTTGACATTGATGAAAAAAAGATAGAAATTCATATTAATAAATGCAAAATCGTAAGCAATGGGATCAGAAACAGCAAGGCTAATATATCGCAAAATTTATTCGCCGATAAAGAAATAAACATTACTGTAGACATCGGCCTTGGAAAAAAATATGCCAGTATACTTACATGTGACCTTACTGAAAAATATATAAAGATTAACGCTGAATATTCCACTTAG
- a CDS encoding LysM peptidoglycan-binding domain-containing protein, with product MKIRALLLVIVFGLFINFASADDPESKNYIIIKGDTLWDISNNELKEPMLWPKLWHANPQIANPDLIYPGTKIWIPSREELMRLTQDSPNAENTASSDELELDFPEFKPVITESPKPAVEYIVDKNTYISTGWISNEYQNIGEVFFTDRGRNLFGKTDSVFLKTGNKVSVGDMFLSIRKTKEIKHPKTGGRLGYQVKVTGLLEVVEIENNTPKARIIEQYDHLDDGDNLMEYVGCMPPARLKTARTPDIHGYIVGSKIDNRISYKGDIVYLDKGSEDGLEPGDVFSIQDNAPIGSLQVISTRSNTAAAIILDIQQEVMTGDTWGKK from the coding sequence ATGAAGATAAGAGCATTATTGCTGGTCATAGTATTCGGGCTTTTTATTAACTTCGCAAGCGCAGATGACCCAGAATCAAAAAACTATATCATAATAAAAGGCGATACCCTCTGGGATATCTCTAATAACGAACTGAAAGAACCTATGTTATGGCCAAAGCTCTGGCATGCCAATCCTCAAATTGCAAATCCTGACCTCATCTATCCCGGTACTAAGATATGGATTCCATCCAGGGAGGAACTTATGCGTTTGACCCAGGATAGCCCAAACGCGGAAAATACAGCTTCTTCTGATGAGCTTGAACTGGACTTCCCGGAATTCAAACCTGTAATAACAGAATCTCCCAAACCGGCTGTTGAATATATTGTAGACAAAAACACCTACATCTCAACCGGTTGGATATCAAACGAATATCAGAACATCGGAGAAGTATTTTTTACTGATAGAGGAAGAAATCTGTTTGGAAAAACCGATTCTGTATTTCTGAAGACAGGAAACAAAGTTTCGGTTGGTGATATGTTCTTGTCTATTAGGAAGACTAAGGAAATCAAACATCCAAAGACTGGCGGCAGGCTTGGATATCAGGTGAAAGTGACCGGCCTGCTTGAAGTTGTAGAAATTGAGAATAACACTCCTAAAGCCAGGATTATAGAACAATATGATCATCTCGACGACGGTGACAATCTAATGGAATATGTCGGATGCATGCCACCTGCCAGGCTCAAGACAGCAAGAACTCCTGACATTCATGGATACATAGTGGGGTCAAAGATCGACAACCGTATTTCATACAAAGGCGATATTGTTTACCTTGATAAAGGTTCTGAAGACGGGCTTGAACCTGGTGACGTCTTCTCAATTCAGGACAATGCTCCGATAGGTTCTTTGCAGGTTATATCCACAAGGTCAAATACTGCGGCTGCCATTATACTTGATATACAGCAAGAAGTGATGACAGGCGATACATGGGGTAAGAAATAA